The Bradyrhizobium barranii subsp. barranii genome segment AGGCGCGCTCGACCGTCGGGCAGCGTCAGATTGGCCGTGCTGGCCAGAAACGCGCCAACCTCGATCTCGATCGCCCTGGCAAGCAGGTCCCGCGCGCCGGCACGAACGATATCGGTCAGTGGATCATCAACCGCGGACGGCTGACGGAAAGCAAGAACATTGGTAGTCTCGGTCATGGCGTATCGCTCTCCTCGAGAGGTTCTGGCAGGCTCGTCACCCGCCTCGATACGCCGCCTTCCTCACACCGTCATCACCCAGATTCCGCCATAGCTCAAGTCAGCAGGCCATGAGTCGTAATCGGATTACGTCGGCTCGCGAACTCCGGGGTCACCCGGCCCTCCTGGCTTTCTTGACCTGCGGTTCTCGTGGCATGTGAAAGACGAGCGCCACACGTCGCGATCCGCAGCTCGGGCATTTGAGTCTAGTCGGAAGGTCCGAAATGGGAAAGGCCGCGCCGCGCGTCCAAATCAGCGTTCTGAGATCGAGATCGTACTGATAGATGCACGACCGGATCGAGCGCATGCCGTCGTTATTGCCGAACGCGCACCGCGCGGTGATGCGCCAGCCGAGCTGCCAAGCCTCGCCGATTGTTTCCACAGCCATGAGAACAAATCGAGAACAATCGGGGAAAGGGTCAAGGCTGTGAACAGCGGGTGTAATTTCCATCCGGAAATCGCCGGGGTTGCAAACCGGAAACGGAACTCCATATAAAGGGGGCCAGGAGGCCATTAACCACTAAATATGGGGCGACTTGGTGGCGGATTTTTACGAGATAGATTTTATCCCGGTTCATACTTCAAAAAGCGGCGACTGCATCACGATCCGGTACTCCATCGGCGGCATGCCGCCGGTCCTGCACGTCGTAGATGGTGGATATACCAGCACCGCAGCGGAACTAGCTGCGCACATCGATAAGTGGCACGTCCCGTACATCGACCACATGGTCGTGACGCACCCGGATCAAGATCACGCCGAAGGTCTGGCACCGATCCTGGAATACTATCCGGTCGGTACGCTCTGGATGCTGAGACCGTGGATTTACGCGGATCAGCTCATTCAGCACTTCCCGCGCATGCAGTCGGTGGCCACGCTGCAGCAGCGTCTCCGCGACGACTATCCGTACATCGCCGAGCTAGAGAAGATCGCGCAGAAGCGCGGTATCAACATCCAAGAGCCGTTCCAGGGACGGAAGATTGGCGCCTTCACTGTGCTGACTCCCTCGCCTGCGCGATACGGCCGGTTGATCCTGCGGTCCGATCGCACGCCTCAACTCGCGCCCGGACTGGGAGGCGCTCTCGCTGGCTTGGTGCAGCCGATAAAAGCCATGGCCCGGATGGTCCGCGATGGTTGGGGCTCCGAACGGTTCTCAAGCGAAGACACGAGCGTCGAAAATGAAATGAGTGTTGTGCAGTGGGCCAACATTGCGGGCGACAACATTGTTCTTACCGGTGATGCGGGGCGCGAGGGAATGACCGAAGCGGCGGACCATGCTCCCTACGAAGGCTTGTTCTTGCCCGGCGTGCAGCAGTTTCAAGTCCCGCACCACGGCGGACGGCGCAATCTATCGACTGAGATATGTGATCGTTGGCTCGGTCAGCGCCTGCGTGCGATGGTCCCAGAGGGCAGCGAGACCTTTTACGCTCTCATCAGCTCTGCCAAGGAAGATACCGACCATCCCCGTAACGCGGTGATCCGCGCGATGCGTCACCGTGGCGCTTTCATAGCAACGACCGAGGACAGCGCATTTCGCGCGCACAAGAACTCGCCGAACCCTTGGCCTGGCAAACTGACAAACGTGGCATATCCCGGTGAGCAAGAAGAGTAGAGGCATTACCAAACTGAGCTTTTACGAACAGGTCGGGATCATCATTCCCGGCAGTGCGATGTTGTTCGGCTTGTTCTTCTTCATCCCCGATCTGCGCGGTGCGCTGACGAAAGACGGCGTGAGCGTTGGCCAACTTGGCATCTTTGTCTTGCTCTCGTATGCCGCCGGTCACCTCGTTGCTGCGGTCGGCAATGCAGTCGAATGGCTTATGTGGAAGGCGTTCGGCGGAATGCCCAGCGACTGGATCGTGCGAGAGGATCAGACTCTTCTTGCTCCGGAACAGCTCAACCAGCTCAGAGAAAAGTTGCAGGTGTTGATGGGGTTCTGCGTCGAAAAGGTCACCGGCATGGATGTGAAGACGTGGAAGCCGATCTCACGGCAAATCTACGCCAAGGTGATGAAGGACGGGCAGACGAGCCGGATCGATACGTTCAATGGGAACTACGGGCTTAACCGAGGTCTCGCGAGCGCCATGCTGGTCCTCACCGTCTTCGCTCTTACGCAGTCCCTCTGGTGGGCCGCCTTCGGTCTGATAGTTGTGGGAAGCGTCTTTCTGTACCGCGCGCACCGCTTCGGCGTGTATTACGGCCGCGAACTCTACCTGCAATTTCTAATTATGAGCGATCAGCCAAAGCCGCCGCCGAAGATATCAAGGAAAAAGGAAGAGACGGCCTGAATCAACTCGGATTCGTTTTGGACCGCTCCCCGAGTGCCGCTAGGCTCGCAGAGGGGGAAACATGGCAAACTCACCACTTGGCGTAATCAAAATCCCGGTAGATGGATCATGGGATATTGAGAACCTGCGCGATCTATCCGAAAGCCTTTCCGAGACGTACGGGCTTTTTTACCCACTCGTGGCGGCCGAAGAGGATACCGGCTCATGGTGCGCAAGCACGATGATCGCGTGCGCTTGTACAGACGCCGCACCGCACACGGGCAGACCAGAT includes the following:
- a CDS encoding ComEC/Rec2 family competence protein encodes the protein MADFYEIDFIPVHTSKSGDCITIRYSIGGMPPVLHVVDGGYTSTAAELAAHIDKWHVPYIDHMVVTHPDQDHAEGLAPILEYYPVGTLWMLRPWIYADQLIQHFPRMQSVATLQQRLRDDYPYIAELEKIAQKRGINIQEPFQGRKIGAFTVLTPSPARYGRLILRSDRTPQLAPGLGGALAGLVQPIKAMARMVRDGWGSERFSSEDTSVENEMSVVQWANIAGDNIVLTGDAGREGMTEAADHAPYEGLFLPGVQQFQVPHHGGRRNLSTEICDRWLGQRLRAMVPEGSETFYALISSAKEDTDHPRNAVIRAMRHRGAFIATTEDSAFRAHKNSPNPWPGKLTNVAYPGEQEE